A genomic window from Punica granatum isolate Tunisia-2019 chromosome 2, ASM765513v2, whole genome shotgun sequence includes:
- the LOC116195515 gene encoding proline transporter 2-like, with amino-acid sequence MESGELAAHDGRVHVEEQLDIEVPETAHQISSDSWLQAGFVLTTGLNSAFVLGYSGTIMVPLGWAPGGVGLLAAAAISLYANMLLAKLHLHGGKRHIRYRDLAGHIYGRRAYFLTWGLQYVNLFMINAGFIILGGCALKAVYVLFQDDNTMKLPYFIAITGFVCVMFAIGVPHLSALRIWLGISTLLSLVYLVITFVLTIKDGINAPPRDYSIPGTRTGKIFSTIGACANLVFVYNSGMLPEIQATIREPVVKNMLKALYLQFTIGAIPMYAVIFAGYWAYGSSTSTYLLSSVSGPVWLKTVANITAFLQTVISLHIFASPMYEYMDTRCKIKGSDLKPKNLSFRILFRGGYLAINTLMAALLPFLGDIQSLTGAISTIPLTFILANHMYLMVKNNKLNSLQKSWHWLNVCFFGLMSVAAAVAALWLIAVHSKDYNVFADL; translated from the exons ATGGAGAGCGGCGAGCTGGCAGCCCACGATGGGAGGGTCCATGTCGAGGAGCAGCTGGACATCGAAGTCCCTGAAACCGCTCATCAGATTAGCAGCG ACTCGTGGCTCCAAGCAGGTTTCGTCCTCACCACGGGACTAAACAGCGCGTTCGTCCTCGGATACTCCGGGACGATCATGGTCCCTCTCGGGTGGGCTCCAGGTGGTGTCGGACTGCTTGCTGCAGCAGCCATCTCGCTCTATGCGAACATGCTCCTTGCGAAACTGCACTTGCATGGTGGAAAGAGGCACATCAGATACAGGGATCTCGCAGGACACATATATG GTAGGAGAGCTTATTTTCTAACATGGGGGTTGCAGTATGTTAATCTTTTCATGATCAACGCAGGCTTCATTATTTTGGGCGGTTGTGCTCTGAAG GCAGTCTACGTTCTTTTTCAAGATGACAACACCATGAAGCTCCCTTACTTCATAGCAATAACTGGATTTGTCTGTGTGATGTTTGCGATCGGCGTACCTCATTTGTCGGCCCTGAGGATTTGGCTCGGAATCTCGactctcttgagtttggtctATCTTGTTATAACTTTTGTTCTCACCATAAAAGATG GAATCAACGCTCCCCCGAGGGACTATAGTATCCCGGGAACAAGGACCGGCAAGATCTTTTCGACAATAGGTGCTTGCGCAAATCTCGTATTTGTATACAATTCTGGAATGCTCCCTGAGATACAG GCAACGATACGAGAACCTGTTGTGAAGAACATGCTAAAGGCTCTCTACTTACAATTCACAATCGGGGCTATACCGATGTACGCAGTTATATTCGCAGGCTATTGGGCCTACGGGTCTTCGACCTCAACCTATCTCCTCAGCAGCGTAAGCGGACCCGTCTGGCTCAAAACCGTTGCAAACATCACAGCCTTCCTGCAAACTGTTATCTCCTTACAT ATATTTGCGAGCCCAATGTATGAGTACATGGACACAAGGTGCAAGATCAAAGGAAGCGATTTGAAGCCGAAGAACCTCTCATTCAGGATCCTCTTCAGGGGTGGGTACCTCGCGATCAACACCCTCATGGCGGCCCTCCTGCCCTTCCTCGGGGATATTCAGAGCCTCACAGGGGCAATCAGCACGATCCCCCTTACCTTCATACTCGCAAACCACATGTACCTCATGGTCAAGAACAACAAGCTTAACTCACTACAGAAGTCATGGCATTGGCTCAACGTCTGCTTCTTCGGGCTTATGTCCGTTGCTGCAGCTGTTGCCGCGCTCTGGCTCATTGCTGTGCACTCCAAGGATTACAATGTCTTCGCCGATTTGTAA
- the LOC116193879 gene encoding uncharacterized protein LOC116193879, whose translation MRVARRIVEGSERLQYQKLWDYCEELRRQNPNSTFDLTVHRPTLELPPTFDICFNANVQGFKEGCRPFIGLDECFLKGYYGGQLLSAVAQDVNRHFYVIAVAVVEQESRDTWSWFLRNLLGDIGQYSDNESYKFQVWKMPQCKVVDLGAGTCNCRMWQLTGILCAHAIACMAYNNLEPDKFIHSWYSTERWRATYVPYIEPITGESDWHCTELPPIEPPAFKRPAGRPKQRRRHSNGEASTSGNSSRATRKYGEIHCSRCGEAGHNIRRCMNEATNDAPNMRGNRRTSEGLNAYDS comes from the exons ATGAGAGTGGCCAGAAGAATTGTAGAGGGATCTGAGAGATTGCAATATCAAAAATTGTGGGACTACTGTGAGGAACTTAGGAGGCAAAATCCTAATTCTACATTTGATTTGACAGTACATAGACCTACTTTAGAGCTGCCACCAACATTTGATATTTGCTTTAATGCAAATGTTCAGGGGTTTAAAGAAGGATGCAGGCCTTTCATTGGGCTGGATGAGTGTTTTCTAAAGGGGTATTATGGAGGACAGTTACTGTCTGCTGTTGCTCAAGATGTCAATCGACATTTCTATGTGATTGCAGTAGCTGTTGTTGAGCAAGAAAGTAGGGATACATGGAGTTGGTTTTTGAGAAATTTGCTTGGGGATATTGGACAGTACAGTGACAATG AGAGTTACAAATTTCAAGTGTGGAAAATGCCCCAATGCAAGGTGGTTGATTTAGGTGCTGGAACTTGCAATTGTAGAATGTGGCAGTTAACTGGAATACTATGTGCACATGCTATTGCTTGTATGGCTTACAATAATTTGGAACCCGATAAGTTTATTCACTCATGGTATTCTACTGAACGATGGAGAGCCACTTATGTTCCATACATTGAACCAATTACTGGTGAAAGTGATTGGCACTGCACTGAACTGCCACCAATTGAACCACCTGCATTTAAAAGACCAGCTGGAAGGCCTAAGCAAAGGAGAAGACATTCTAATGGTGAAGCAAGCACATCTGGCAACTCCTCCAGGGCAACAAGAAAGTATGGTGAGATTCACTGCTCTAGATGTGGAGAGGCTGGTCACAACATTAGAAGATGTATGAATGAAGCCACTAATGATGCTCCAAATATGAGGGGAAATAGAAGAACAAGCGAGGGTCTTAATGCATATGATTCATAG